A stretch of the Sulfolobus acidocaldarius SUSAZ genome encodes the following:
- a CDS encoding carnitine dehydratase — MSIIPMRVVELSNNISAPLVGQILSELGADVIKVEPPKGDDRRGVKPEIDGVGVYFASVNKGKRSVSIDLKKPEGYEIFKKIVATADVIITNYRPSALKKLRIDYESVKNQVNPKIIYCSITGFGNFTEEADKPAYDTTILALSGLMDMTGEENPVKFATSISDITTALFSTILILWYYNQGGPVFIDVPMIYTQFYLMLEDAYMYLNTGILPKRMGSAHRYLVPYQAFKTKNGYIYVATFNNEQYTNLCKALGREDLLVYDTQESRVKNREYIARELQKIFETNTREFWIKKLNEADVPVAPILNLAEAFQMYGNKLVYERRSLRYVRFPANVKDKREPGTGLPAPKLGEHTIEVLKEIGYREKEIEEFISKGIVILNNKG; from the coding sequence ATGAGTATAATTCCCATGAGAGTAGTCGAGCTGAGCAACAACATTTCCGCCCCTTTAGTTGGTCAAATCCTATCAGAGTTGGGAGCTGATGTAATAAAGGTAGAACCGCCCAAAGGGGATGATAGAAGAGGAGTAAAACCTGAAATAGACGGTGTTGGAGTTTACTTTGCCAGTGTTAACAAGGGAAAGAGAAGCGTATCAATTGATTTGAAGAAGCCAGAGGGATATGAGATTTTTAAGAAAATAGTAGCTACAGCTGACGTCATAATAACTAATTACAGACCTTCAGCACTTAAGAAATTGCGCATAGATTATGAGAGCGTGAAGAACCAAGTAAACCCTAAAATAATTTATTGCTCTATTACAGGATTTGGTAACTTTACAGAAGAGGCTGATAAACCGGCTTATGACACAACTATTTTAGCCCTAAGTGGTCTCATGGATATGACTGGGGAGGAAAATCCAGTGAAGTTCGCAACCTCAATTTCCGACATAACTACTGCACTTTTCTCCACAATTCTAATATTGTGGTATTATAATCAGGGAGGACCTGTATTCATAGATGTACCAATGATCTACACTCAGTTCTACTTAATGTTAGAAGATGCTTATATGTACTTGAACACAGGAATTTTGCCCAAAAGAATGGGCTCTGCTCACAGATATTTAGTGCCCTATCAAGCCTTCAAGACAAAGAATGGATACATCTATGTTGCAACATTCAATAATGAGCAGTACACTAACTTATGTAAAGCCTTAGGCAGGGAGGATTTGTTGGTATATGACACTCAAGAAAGTAGAGTAAAAAATAGGGAGTATATAGCCAGGGAGTTGCAAAAGATATTTGAAACTAATACCAGAGAGTTTTGGATAAAGAAGCTCAATGAGGCTGATGTGCCTGTTGCACCGATATTAAACCTTGCGGAGGCTTTTCAGATGTATGGGAATAAACTGGTTTACGAAAGGAGGAGTTTGAGATATGTGAGATTCCCTGCCAATGTTAAGGACAAGAGGGAACCTGGGACAGGACTGCCTGCACCTAAATTGGGGGAGCATACTATTGAAGTCCTTAAAGAAATAGGTTATAGGGAGAAAGAAATTGAGGAGTTCATAAGTAAAGGAATTGTTATTTTGAACAACAAGGGTTGA